gttcaagaccagcctggccaacattatgaaatcccatctctactaaaaatacaaaaaaattagccgtgtgtggtggcacacacctgtagtcccagctactcggggtgctgaagcaggagaattgcttgagcccaggaggcagaggttgcaatgagctgagattgcgccattgcactccagcctgggcaacaagagcaagactctgtctaaaaaaaataaataaataagtaaacaaacaaacaaacaaaaaacaacaacaaaactttggccagatgtggtggttcatgcctgtaatcccagcactttgggaggctgaggctgatggatcacttgaggtcaggagttggagaccagaatggccaacatggtgaaactccgtctctagtaaaaatacaaaaattagctgggtgtggtggtgtgcacctgtagtcccagctactcaggaggctgaggcaggagattcacttgatctcaggaggcagaggctgcactccagcctgaacgacagagtgagactccgtctcccccccgccaaaaaaaaattaaattaaataaaaaaatcagccaagcatcctagtgtgtgcctgtagtcccagttactcaggaagctgaagtgggaggatcgcttaagctcaggagttcaaggctgcagtgagccatgattgcaccactgcaccccagactgcAGAACAGAGCAACAccttatcaaaaaagaaaaagaaaaagagagagagagagaaggaaggaaggagggagggagggagggaggaaggaaggaagggagggaggaagagagacaagggccctaatgaagagaaaaatgaaggggATCCCCAAGCGGCCCCAAAGGTTTAGAGAATGGAGGGAAATAGGGGAGTTTCCTGGGACCAGGTGGAGCTGGGAGGAGGTGGCACCCGGCACCCGAGAACAACCTCTTTCTGACCCCATATGACCCCATCACACAATGCCATACACCCATCATCTTGGCACCATGTATCTGCTTTCTCTGGTTCCCACATCCtctttgctctgtctcccaaagaCCCCATCACCCTGGAACCCACAAAGCCCACCTCCCAGACCCTCAAAGAGCTCTCCTCCCTCTGACCCTCACAGGTGTCATCTTCAACGATGTCTATGCAGCTTCCAAGTTCGCCCTGGAGGGATTCTTCGAAAGCCTCGCTATCCAGCTGCTGCAGTTCAACATCTTGTGAGGCGGGCACGTGGGCAGAGGGGGCTTGGAGCCAGTGATGGGGAGGTGGCATCGAAAGGGGGAGAGGAGAGATGAAGACAAtgaagctgagtgcagtggctcacacctgtaagtccagcgttttgagaggctgaaatgggaggatcgcttgaggtcaggcatttgagaccagcctgggcaacatagcgagacccccatctcagcccaaaatttaaaaattagccaagggtggtggtgtgtgtacctgcagtcccagctactcaggaggctgaggcggaggattgtttgaacccaggagttggaggctgcagacagctatgatcatgccactgcactccagcctgggcaacagagtgagaccctgtatcttaaaaaaaaaaaaaaatggacaaaataggTCAGGGAGTGGTTGGGGCATCAGACTTACACTACCCATGCCTGGTCGCCAGCATCTCCCTGGTGGAGCCAGGCCCCGTGGTCACCGAGTTTGAGGGGAAGCTTCTGGCGCAGGTTTCTATGGCTGAGTTCCCAGGCACTGACCCTGAGACCCTGCACTACTTCCGGGACCTCTatctcccagcctccaggaagCTGTTTTGCTCCGTGGGACAGAACCCACAGGACGTGGTTCAGGTGAGTGAAGGGCCCAGAGCCCCAAGACGTGGCTCAGGTATGTTGCGGGGTGAGGCCCTCCCTGGGTCCCAGCGCTCAGGGCCTCCATTCTGCAGGCCATTGTCAACGTCATCAGCTCGACTCGACCACCCCTGCGCCGACAGACCAACATCCGCTACTCGCCGCTGACCACGCTCAAAACCGTGGATTCCTCTGGCAGCCTGTATGTGCGAACGACCCACCGCCTCCTCTTCCGCTGTCCACGCCTCCTCAACCTTGGCCTTCAATGTCTGTCCTGCGGCTGCCTCCCAACGCGGGTGCGGCCAAGATGAGCAGAACAGAGCTTCACGATCCCCATCCCTGAACAACCAGACCTCTTCATTCCACATCTAATTCAAAGGATGAACAgactcttcatttattcattctgcaaactccccctcccctcctctgtgCCTAGACATGGCTAGAATCCCAGAAGGGCCTTTATTTTCAGGCATAGACTCCTCTGTGGTCACAGCTGGAGCACAGAGAGGGACCCTGGGAACTTGGCCTGGGAAGCCCAGAGCAGGAAGCCACAGCTGTCTCTGGGAAAGcaagggaggcttcctggaggaagcggCATTGTTATGAGCCTTGAAGGAAGAGACAGACTCTGCTACATTCAACCTCGTGACTTCATGATCCTGGGCCTGAGAACACAGGAATGATTCATAGCCCACCCCCCACCTCCATGCATACACCAGAGCTCTGTGGACCAAGGGGTCATTCCTGGTCACACACTCCATCAGCAAAATGTATTTGAGCACACACCAgcaatgtatgtatattttttccattaaatatatatttataaccacAAGTTGTAGTTACATTTACTATTTAATAAAGctcaatttcttaaaattaaataaaaacttaaaaagccaGTTGAACTACTGGctccaaagagagagagagagaaagcaagcaagcaagccagacatggtgcctcatgcctgtaatcccagcacttgggaggccgaggcaagtggatcacttgagtccaggagtttgagatcagtctggccaacatagagaaacactctgtctactaaaaatacaaaaattagctgtgcgtggtggcaggcgcctgtaatcccagctactcaggaagctgaggcatgagaatcacttgaacccaggaggtggagtttgcaatgaggccaagacggcgccactgcactccagcctgggcaacagaatgagactttgtctcaaaaaaatacaaaaacaaaaactcatgaatggataaacagacttttgtatattctttttttttttctttgagatggagtctcgctctgtcgcccaggctggagtacagtggcgcgatctcggctcactgcaagctctgcctcccgggttcatgccattttcctgcctcagcctcccaggtagctggaactacaggcgcccgccaccacacccggctaattttttgtatttttagtagagatggagtttcaccatgttagccagcatggtcttgatctcctgaccttgtgatctgtccacctcggcctcgcaaagtgctgggattacaggcgtgagccaccgcgcccggccaacttttgtATATtcttaaagaggaaggaaattctgatacgtGGGTAAATACTGAGAATACCATActgagtgaaataaaccagatagAAAATTCCACTTATCTGAGATGCCTAaggtagtcaaattcatagagatagaaagtcaCTCAGTGGGcgccaggggctgagggaggacaGAATGGGGAATTAGTGTttcatggggacagagtttcagtttgggaagatgagaaagttctggagatggatagcggtgatggttgcacaacagtgtgaatgaaCCTAAGGCCACTGATCTGTACAGttataaatggttaaaatggtaatttttttttttttttgagacagagtctcgctgtcacccaggctagagtgcagtggcacaatctcagctcactgcaacctctgcctcctgggttctagcaattctcctgcgtcaccctcctgagtagctgggattacaggcgcccaccaccacgcctagctaatttttgtatttttagtggagatgggttttttccatgttggccaggctgatctcaaactcttgacctcagatgaccctcccgccttggccccccaaagtgctgggattacaggcataagccactgcgcccagccaaaaatggtaaattttgtagtgcacatattttaccacaacttTGAAAACAGACATAGAgtgttttagtttaaaaaaaaacttaatatagaccaggcacagtggctcacatctgtaattccagcactttgggaggccaaggcaggtggatcacctgaagtcaggagtttgagaccatcctggccaacatggaaaaaccccatctctactaaaaatacaaaaattagctaggcattgtggtgcgcgcctgtaatcccagctactccagaggctgaggcatgataattgcctgaacccaggaggcagaggttgtggtcagctgagattgcacctctgcactccagcctgggtgacagagtgagactctgtctcaaaacaaaaaccaaacaaacaaaaaaactgaatatatactttttaaaaaactttttcacTAAAAGCAGCATACTATACAAATAAATGTGAACTTTAGTTGTTTCCTTGGATCATGTATACCTtggaggattttcttttttttcttttttgagacagggtctcactctctcccccaggctggagtgcagtggcgcaatctcggctcaccgcaacctctgcctcccgggttcaagtgattctcccacctcagcctcctgagtagctgggactacaggcgtgtgccaccacgcctggctaatttttgtatttttagtagagacagggtttcaccgtgttagccaggctggtctcaaactcctgactgattcgccctccttggcctcccaaagtgctgggattacaggcatgagccactgtgcctggtcgcAGGGTTTTCCATATCGGCCCAAGCAGACATCCTCATTCCTTGCAGATCTGGAGTTTATTCCATTGTGGAGATAAACAATAATTTATGCAACTCTTTTCTCTACTAATAGATCTCTGGATTCTCTCCAAATGTTTGCTATTACATAAATGGCAGCAATGACAAACCTCATATCATCTCACACATGTGCAAGAGTTTCTGTCATGAGATTATTTGGCCAAAGTATCTAagcatttgtaatttttctgaaCATTATCAAATTCTTGTCCATCCTGGAGGACCAATGTCCATATGGTAGCCTCCTTGCTTGGCAATACCTTTGGCACACACCATATTATCTGTCTTCTGAATTTATGCAAATCTAATGGATAAAAATTGGTATCTTGGTGTGGTTTTAAATTGTACTTCTCTTATTATGAGAGAAGCTGAAtatcttttcaaatgttaaagaaccttttgtgtttcatttttagtGGGCATTCTGATCACACCTTTGcccaatttattttctgttggattgttgatgtttttattattcatttctagAAACTTTATATATTGAGGAAATTAAGGAATCTGATACGAAGTGCAGACACTTCCATTcccagtttgcttttttttttcttttttaacttatcTGTTAAGGGTGTTTGGCCTTATTTTTATGTTGTggaattgttattattactattatttgagatgaagtttcattcttgctgcccaggctggagtgcaacggtgcgatctcggctcagcacaacctcctcctcccgagttcaagtgattcccctgcctcagcctcccaagtagctgggattacaggcatgtgccaccacacccggctaatttttgtattttcagtagagatggggtttctccatgttggtcaggctggtctcaaactcccgacatcaggtgatccacctgcctcggcctcccaaagtcctgggattacaggcgtgagccaccataccgggccattattattattttacttttaaatttcaagACACAGAAACAAAGAACATACTgatagcacagtggctcacgcatgtaatcccaacactgggaggtggaggcaagagaatcacttgagtccaggattttgagaccagcctgggcagcatagcaaaaccccatctctacaaaaaattttaaaaaattagcctggtgtggtgtcatgtccttgtagtctcagctactcaggaggttgaagcaagaggatctcttgcatccaggaattagaggctgcagtaagatatgatcgcaccactgcactccagcctgctgagaGAGACagtccctgtctcaaataaataaataaataaataaaataagaaaagacatacACAGACTGATTCTGTTAAAACACAAAGacaggccggatgcggtggctcacgcctgtaatcccagcactttgggaggccgaggcgggcggatcacgatgtcaggagatcgagaccatcctggttaacatggtgaaaccccatgtctactaaaagtacaaaaaattagccaggcatggtggtgggcgcctgtagtcccagctactcgggaggctgaggcaggagaatggcatgaacccgggaggcggagcttgcagtgagccgagaccacgccaatGCAGCAagccgacattgcaccactgcactccagcctgggtgacagagtgagactccgtctcacaaaacacacacacacacacacatacacacacacacacacacaaagacaatgTCAATGCTCTTTTCAAACCTCTGCAGTGGTTTCTCCTcttatttagacttttttttttttgagacagggtcttgctctgtcattcagatcgaagtacagtggtgcaatcactcaGCCTCAACCtgctaggctcaagagatcctcccacctcagcctcctgagtagctgggaccacaggtgcgtgccaccatgcctagctaactttttaaacattttttgtagaggggggtctcactatgttgcccaggctggtcttgaactcctggtctcaagcaatccttccaccttggcctctcaaagtgctgggattacaggtgtgagccatgatgtCCGGCATGCTTCCCCTCTTATTTAGACTCAGATCAAAACTGCATCATCTGACCAATGAATATTTGtctcaaattatctcccactttTTCCCCATCACCTACTCATTCCAGCAACACTGACTTCTTTGCTGTGCCGTttcgtctgtctgtctgtctgtctttatctctttttagagacagggtctctctctgtcacccaggctggtgtgcagtggcatgatcatagttcactgcaacctcaaactcctggattcaagtgatccttcagccttggcctcctaaagtgctggtattactggtgtgagccaccacgcctggcctacttgCTGTTTCTTAAACTCTCCAACCTCAatacctttgcacttgctgttccctctacaTAGAATGCTTTTCCCAAATATCCACAAGGTtcccttcctcatttccttcaTGCGCTCAAATACCACCTCCTCCAAGAGGTCCTCCAGGCTCACCTCAAGATAGCACACTGTCCCTTTATTTTCTTACGTGTTTTATTTCCCATGATCTGACatggttctctctcttttttttttccttccttccttctttccttcctccctccctcccttcctcccttccttccttctctttctttcattctaaaaacaaataatcataGAAACGGGGGTCTTGCTTTATTGAGCAGGCTgcttttgaattcctgggctcaagtgatcctcccacctcggcctctcaaagtgctgggattacagacatgagccaccacgcccggcaggcATATACCACTGTTTCTTGCTTGTCTCCACCCACTAAAATGTCAGCTCCATGGGCAGGGGACTGTTGTCTATTTGCTCTACCCACATCACCAGCACCGTGGAAACCAAAAAATGACTCAAGGAGTTAACCAAGCTGGCACATCCTGGCAGTACAGTCCACCCTGAGAAGCTCCTGACACCTCCTACCTGGACAAGACAGGGTacttctctgaccctcagtttcttcatctgtgaaatggaactTGCCAGGGAGAAAGTTATATTAAGGGCTGGAATGTAGTCGGGGTCTAATAAATTAGAGCCCTTAATAGTTATGTTGATGGTAGCCTTATTCCTTggtctcctgggtcctgcccGGCCTTCCCTGGGAAGCTCTGAGCTCAAAGCCCTGGAGGAGGGAGTAAAACCAGAGGCTGCATCTCTGCAAGGACACATCCCTGCAAGTCCACCCCTCCCGCCCGCGCCTTCTCGGTGCAAACTCCCGATCCCAGGGAGGGGAAGGCGGGCGGAATCTGAGCGGCAGGCGCAGCTGCTCCGGGCGGGCGGCCAAGGTTCCCTCCCTCGAGCACTGGCATTCCTGAGGGAGGGGCCGAGCGCAGCTGCCCGCCTGGCCGGAGGCTCGCTTGCGCCCTCTGGTGTCCAAGTACGAGAGGCCACGTGGACTTGCGCACCAGCAGCCGGTCTGTTCTAGGCCACTGTCTGCAGCTCAGGTGGACCTGGGTGGAGCTAGGTCTACCCCCTACCTTTCTTGGGCTCCCTTTTCTTATCCGGGTTCACGAACTCAGCTTCCATCACtaaacttgctgtgtgaccctgagcaagacACTCAACCTCCCTGTACCACAGTTTCTTAGCTGTGCAATTTGGGACAGGATCCTTTACCTTTTTAgtgccactttttctttctttctttctttctttctttctttctttctttctttctttcttttctcctttttctttctttctctttcttctttctttttctttctttctttccttctttctctttcttttcattcgtttgttctttctcttcttttctttttctttttctcttctttctctctcttctttctctttctttctttctttctttctttctttttctgttatagagatggggtctcactgtgttgcccaggctggtctcaaactcctgggctcaagcaatcctcctgctttggcctcccaaaatgctgggattacaagagtaaGCCACCACCCTGGTTGCcttcgttttttctttttctttctttctttcttttttaatttttgggacACAAtctcactcggtcgcccaggccagagtgcagtggcaggattactgttcactgtagccttgactcctgtgctcaagcgatcctcccacctcaaccccctgAGTAGTTGGTGTTATGCATGCGTCTAATTGAAGAGACACCCTGAACAGGCTaagtgtgagcaacaaggctgtttactCACTTTTCGGCTAAGTCCAAAAAGGGAATCAGCAAAGGGTGGTTGGAGTGGAACTGGTTTTATAGGTTTGGGGTAGGTAGTGGAAAGTTACAGTTAAGGGCAGTTTCTTCGGGCAGGGGAAGAATGTCACAAGGTGCATAGTCACGAGGTGGGAGGTCACAAGGCACGATATCACAAGGTTGATTGATTAGTTAGGGCAGGGCAGGAGCagatcacaatggtggaatgtcacaAGGTTGGTTAATAAATTAAGGCAGGAACTAGCTGTTTCTTCTTTAGTGGTTCTCCTGTTGCTCCAGGCTTCGTGACTCCAGGGGGCCTGTACGTGTGGCTCACAGGGATCACAATGGCTGGACCATGGTGTAGCCTGTTCAGAGGACCTTACATTCCtgtctttttatgtttaataatgaaaaataaaatgagaaagaaataaaacgaGAAAGAGTAGTGTAATGTTGGGATGTTGGGGTGAAAATTTTCGGGATGGTATGGAGGGGTGATGGATGATGTTTTGGGATGATGGGTAATGTTTCTCAGGACTGCTTCAAGCGGGGTTAGGGGCAGCATGGGAACCTAAAGTTggagagattaaactgaagaaagatcTTGGTGTAGGGGGTGATATTGTGAGGTTTTAGGAGGAGTATTTGCCGTATTGATTGATTAGTAATAGCTTAGATGCAATTTTGTATAAACTGAGAGATTAGCCTGAAAAGACAAGGTCCGAtcaagaggaggagaaggatgaaAGGGCCTGTTAGTGGAAGGAGCCTTGAAGCTAGGCTAGAGAATGGCAAGGTAGGTCCAGAATAATTATTTGCCTGATTTGCAAGTTTTTGAgctttgtctttaaattttttgatgttATCATATACGAGGCCAGATTGATTTAAGTAAAAGCAGCATTCTTCATTTAAGAATAGGCAGAGTCCTCCTTTTCCAACAGTAAGCAGATTGAGGCCTCGGCGATTGTGGAGGACAACTGCACCCAAGGAATCGACCTGGGCTTGGAGGGCAGAGAGTGTTTGAGTTATATCGATAAGGCTAGCAGAGAAGTCATTGGAGAGACTGAGAAAGGTAGTGATGTTGTAAGGCCTGCTACTCCTGTCCCGATTGAAGCGGCAGAGACTTCTAGTCCTACAAACGGAATTAATGGAATGACTTTTTTTTGTCGTGCTGAGGTTAAGAGAGGAACGGGCAGCTATTCGCTACCATTTGCAAACTTGATTTTGGAAGTAAGGAAAACTAGAGTACGGGTTCCTGTCTGATTGGCAGGGAGGCACATGTAGGTGGAAAAGCCACAGAGAAAAAAGAGTCCTTGAGGCATGCAAAACTGGAAGTGCAGAGTAAAATGGTGAGAGTGTGTTTTGGAAGTGGGGTCCTGCACCCAGACCCCTAGGGATCCAGCAAGGGCAGCAGCTGTTAAAGGTTGTAGTGGGGTTTGATAGGGTAGTTGTGTAGAGGGAGAGGTTCTGTTTTCATGGAAGGGTAAAGGAACATAAGGAAGATGGGAGGCTCCCTAAGGGAATTCCAGTAGGTAATTGCTGGGAGACGTATAAGGGGGCAGCAATGGGGATAGTTTCTGTGTAGTGAGGGGTCCAAGAACAGGGGGTGTGGCATTGATATAGGCAGACAGCTTTTTTTAGGTAGGTACAGAGGAGAGTGGCAGCTTGTTGTTAAAACATGTCAGGGGaatttttactgaatttgtctAGAAAGTAAAGAAGTTGTTCGGGAGGGCAAAGGTGGGGGGTCACTGAAAGAGGTTCGGAGGTGTAGGGAGATGGGGGAGGTTGCCCAGTCAGCTGGTAGGGCAGGGACAGCTGTGtagtaggaggaagagagggaaatgCATAGCCAACAATTTTTGGCCAAGGAAGGAACAGGATGGAGGGGAGGACAATCTGATTAATAAGGCGAAGGTCTTGGACTAGTCTGTAGGATTTATCTGGCTTTTGAACAGGTAGGGTGGGAGAGTTGTAAGCGGAGTTGGTAGGAACTAAGAGGCCATGCTGTAGTAGACAGGTAATAACAGGCTTTAGGCCCCTTAatgcctgttgtgggatggggtaTTGGCATTGAGCAGGATAAGGGTggttaggttttaatgggatgatAAGGGGTGAATGGACAGTTGCAAGGGAAGGAGCGGAAGTATCCTACACTTTAAGGTTGAGGTGGGGAGATGAAAGGGGAGGTTGCCAGGGAGGGTTGGAATTGGATAAAAGGGTAGCtatgagatgtggctgtagtccaggaatagtcagggaggcagataatttagttaaaataccTTGGCCTGATAAGGggactgggcaggtggggataaccaGGAAGGAATGCCTGAAAGAGTGTTGCCCGATTTGACACCAGAGTTGGGGACTTTTAAGGGGTTTAGAAActtggccgtcaatacccacaacagttatgggggCAAGAGAAGCAGGCTCTTGagaagaaggtaatgtggagtgggtagcccccATATCAATCAaagggacggacttaccctccaccgTAAGAGTTGCCCAAAACTCGGTG
The DNA window shown above is from Homo sapiens chromosome 19, GRCh38.p14 Primary Assembly and carries:
- the RDH8 gene encoding retinol dehydrogenase 8 yields the protein MAAAPRTVLISGCSSGIGLELAVQLAHDPKKRYQVVATMRDLGKKETLEAAAGEALGQTLTVAQLDVCSDESVAQCLSCIQGEVDVLVNNAGMGLVGPLEGLSLAAMQNVFDTNFFGAVRLVKAVLPGMKRRRQGHIVVISSVMGLQGVIFNDVYAASKFALEGFFESLAIQLLQFNIFISLVEPGPVVTEFEGKLLAQVSMAEFPGTDPETLHYFRDLYLPASRKLFCSVGQNPQDVVQAIVNVISSTRPPLRRQTNIRYSPLTTLKTVDSSGSLYVRTTHRLLFRCPRLLNLGLQCLSCGCLPTRVRPR